In one Mucilaginibacter sp. PAMB04168 genomic region, the following are encoded:
- a CDS encoding DUF4876 domain-containing protein — translation MKKVNLLLLLSLFFIAAGCKKSQGPDAGEVSMSLTVSFDDQLKEYNFSALNTEVTITNLITGQTNKATANEKGTVTFGNITQGTYNVTAALKMSAKDYNAQTNAYVTDDVVFNGSLGNQSVTAANTQLSLVLKSGRLGGWVIKQIYYAGSNQKNGAIFRDQFLEIYNNSNELMYADSLYFGQIEGVATAISKIDQSKGFYLQSGQFDWSKAIGNTVSKANENYLYAASLYMIPSDGSGKKYPVQPGGSIIIAQNAQNHKVSWSGNGTTYAVADPSLTVDLSHADFEAYLVDYLKVTKGTTKSFASDADNLNVTNLNIVVEYNNDFIMDNLGRDGFVVFKTTKDLKQYALIPAPDVKSITNDTKYKLRIPKAEVTIFDAVDIQPTSADARIPKKFTDDLDAGFGMVPGGSYSSQSIIRKTSKTVNGRRVLMDTNNSSNDFDYLDRADATKTIFK, via the coding sequence ATGAAAAAGGTAAATTTACTATTACTGCTTAGCTTGTTTTTTATTGCCGCTGGTTGTAAAAAAAGCCAGGGGCCCGATGCAGGTGAGGTCTCCATGAGCCTTACGGTATCGTTCGATGATCAGCTAAAAGAATATAACTTTTCAGCGTTAAATACAGAGGTTACTATTACCAACCTAATTACCGGGCAAACCAATAAAGCAACTGCCAACGAAAAAGGAACTGTAACCTTTGGCAACATTACCCAAGGTACTTACAATGTTACTGCGGCATTAAAAATGTCTGCCAAAGATTATAATGCTCAAACAAATGCCTATGTAACTGATGATGTTGTTTTTAATGGTTCTTTGGGCAACCAAAGCGTTACAGCCGCTAATACTCAGCTGTCTCTGGTGTTAAAGAGCGGGCGATTGGGCGGTTGGGTAATTAAACAAATTTATTACGCCGGATCAAACCAAAAGAACGGTGCTATATTCAGAGATCAGTTTTTGGAAATCTACAACAACTCTAACGAGTTGATGTATGCTGACAGCCTGTATTTTGGTCAAATAGAAGGGGTGGCTACAGCCATATCAAAAATTGATCAATCGAAAGGGTTTTATTTGCAGTCTGGCCAGTTTGATTGGAGCAAGGCAATTGGTAATACAGTGAGCAAGGCAAACGAAAATTATTTGTATGCCGCCTCTCTATATATGATTCCAAGTGATGGATCGGGTAAAAAATATCCTGTACAACCCGGTGGCAGTATCATCATCGCTCAAAATGCACAAAATCACAAAGTATCATGGAGTGGTAACGGCACCACTTATGCTGTTGCTGATCCAAGCCTTACTGTAGATCTTAGCCATGCAGATTTTGAAGCTTATTTGGTTGATTATTTAAAAGTAACCAAGGGCACCACTAAAAGCTTTGCTTCTGATGCCGATAACTTAAATGTGACTAACCTTAACATTGTTGTTGAATATAATAACGACTTTATTATGGATAACCTGGGTCGTGACGGCTTTGTAGTATTTAAAACAACAAAAGATTTAAAACAATATGCACTGATTCCAGCCCCAGACGTAAAAAGCATTACCAATGACACTAAGTACAAACTGCGTATTCCGAAAGCAGAGGTTACCATCTTTGACGCTGTAGATATTCAGCCTACATCAGCCGATGCACGCATTCCTAAGAAATTTACTGATGATTTGGACGCCGGATTTGGTATGGTACCAGGTGGCTCCTACTCCTCTCAATCTATCATACGTAAAACCAGCAAAACCGTTAATGGCCGCCGTGTGCTTATGGACACCAACAATTCCAGTAACGATTTTGATTATCTTGATAGGGCGGACGCTACTAAAACCATTTTCAAGTAA